The following proteins come from a genomic window of Streptomyces sp. NBC_01716:
- a CDS encoding AAA family ATPase, whose amino-acid sequence MPRRATVSHSSVPEHDPSAATEDWWVFRGPAELPAPPPWRSLSGSPRTPTAQQYLLGPEHVAVVNAALHLRRPLLVTGRPGTGKSSLAHAIAEDLELGDVLRWPVNSRSTLTDALYRYDAVGRLRETTLERETRATRDASRKLRHRTKGRRSGIGDFLRLGPLGTALAATDRPRVLLIDELDKADIDLPNDLLVVLEEGAFEIPELTRLPEDQQSVDVLVTGSRERAKVHRGTMSCSHFPIVVMTSNGERDFPPAFLRRCVRLDLPDPDEEKLRDIVRLHLGAEALADAEDLIQNFLQRAAVQTLATDQLLAAVHLRVTGADLSREQLINAVMHRLDEAFPA is encoded by the coding sequence ATGCCAAGGAGAGCGACCGTGTCGCACAGCTCAGTGCCCGAGCACGACCCCAGCGCGGCAACCGAGGACTGGTGGGTGTTCCGTGGACCGGCCGAACTGCCCGCTCCGCCACCGTGGCGAAGCCTCTCCGGATCGCCGCGGACTCCGACGGCCCAGCAGTACCTACTGGGCCCGGAACACGTCGCAGTCGTCAACGCCGCACTCCACCTGCGCCGCCCTCTGCTGGTAACTGGGCGTCCCGGTACCGGCAAAAGTTCCCTCGCCCATGCCATCGCCGAAGATCTGGAACTGGGTGACGTACTGCGCTGGCCGGTCAACAGCCGCTCGACGCTGACGGACGCCCTCTACCGCTACGACGCCGTGGGCCGACTGCGCGAGACTACGCTGGAGCGCGAGACACGAGCCACGCGTGACGCTTCCAGGAAATTGAGGCATCGCACCAAAGGCCGCCGATCGGGCATCGGCGACTTCCTGCGACTCGGCCCGCTGGGCACGGCACTCGCTGCCACAGATCGCCCCCGAGTACTGCTCATCGACGAGTTGGACAAGGCCGACATCGATCTGCCGAACGACCTCCTCGTAGTACTGGAGGAGGGAGCGTTCGAGATCCCCGAACTCACGCGGCTTCCCGAGGACCAGCAGAGCGTCGACGTGCTGGTCACCGGCAGCAGGGAACGTGCCAAGGTGCACCGCGGAACCATGTCGTGCAGCCACTTTCCGATCGTGGTTATGACCAGCAACGGAGAACGAGACTTCCCCCCGGCCTTCCTCCGTCGCTGTGTGCGCCTCGATCTGCCGGACCCGGACGAGGAGAAGCTCCGCGACATCGTCCGCCTCCACCTTGGAGCCGAGGCGCTCGCCGACGCCGAGGACCTCATCCAGAACTTCCTGCAGAGAGCGGCCGTGCAGACCCTTGCCACCGATCAGCTCCTGGCCGCAGTTCACCTGCGCGTCACGGGAGCCGATCTGAGCCGCGAGCAGCTGATCAACGCCGTCATGCACCGTCTCGACGAGGCTTTCCCGGCGTGA
- a CDS encoding CU044_2847 family protein: protein MVLMGDVNLAFDDGSVVRLHLTPALEDISAMPERGTSQRETEASEPLDLPADFGSALPVSVNERAAQALTRGGEALAEALRPLGGVLDGIHQSFTESTRRPNEVTVEFGVTLGSDFSLGVFSGKGEASFTVSATWNFTDSPDVPVPEELPSLNRAAANGAASPSAS from the coding sequence ATGGTGCTCATGGGGGACGTAAATCTCGCTTTTGATGACGGCTCGGTGGTGCGCCTGCACCTCACTCCTGCGCTCGAGGACATCTCTGCAATGCCCGAGCGGGGCACAAGCCAGCGCGAAACCGAAGCGAGCGAACCTCTCGACCTTCCAGCGGACTTCGGATCAGCCCTGCCCGTGAGCGTCAACGAACGTGCGGCGCAGGCCCTCACCCGAGGCGGCGAAGCGCTCGCCGAGGCTCTGCGTCCTTTGGGCGGCGTGCTTGACGGAATCCACCAGTCGTTCACCGAATCGACCCGGCGGCCGAACGAGGTCACCGTCGAGTTCGGCGTGACCTTGGGGAGCGATTTCAGCCTCGGGGTCTTCTCGGGGAAGGGTGAGGCGAGTTTCACCGTATCCGCCACCTGGAACTTCACCGACTCACCGGACGTGCCCGTCCCGGAAGAGCTGCCTTCCCTGAACAGGGCGGCTGCGAACGGGGCGGCTTCTCCCTCCGCGTCGTGA
- a CDS encoding VMAP-C domain-containing protein, with protein sequence MIPSTHSDAALRRSFVSVQGQKEFVGAGVLISNSLVLTCAHVINSALGRHRFEDSVPGQGNVVRLRMPHVAADREFFGRVEQAMWRPPRAHPSPQRGHAETAGKFPFPYFGDLAVLRLAEPPPDGAEPAPFLPERDGHSVIALWASGHPATTITATPRAVAEPWIVLDVDAGEAREGHSGGPLWDRDREAVVGIVVATHVDAPGKSPVARCPLYAIGLPAIEAELPDLPPVEVPTAGQGRQQTLAALERLLPGTQAVLKCEVRLSAKLGRESIHQAADHHRLLTLAVGVRRGVPELLEVVREYLMDTGALGSSDEKAAWDRLLRAARVVSPRETLTAQQRRELVGLLTQCRETDPEDLLRAVLPYADELPLVSGLMDVTDLLEGYPSDNRLMPPLLQAVVRISLAEHSVGNPLSEELDAWVDRVAPRLGIPEAAVYQFRDDIRPTPCGGPAETAAASPRIQVELLPIAPGHRFTYQIWVYSGADRHELVLVQDSEVSSEQVVEGVRAVLRTKVHEHTDQALVEFFLAPPWLRLDVDTWHLRGNEEDGDFYLGINRRVVLRSSGRTRDTYAGWKRRTKALPLSRPIVLDQRSARPGVAQAQLEAVPNAGVVIMCCEQQHQNQVLRQCLQAGVHTVLWHRQDHDTETAKRLLELVEGISHTKLPETVRLERAKALADPDCPTHHGRRLSLLYDGPDHRPPPFAPDAWALTQP encoded by the coding sequence GTGATCCCTTCCACTCACAGTGACGCGGCACTTCGCCGGTCGTTCGTGTCCGTCCAAGGGCAGAAAGAGTTCGTCGGCGCTGGCGTTCTGATCTCTAACTCCCTGGTCCTCACCTGTGCCCATGTCATCAACAGCGCATTGGGACGACACCGTTTCGAAGACTCTGTACCGGGACAGGGGAACGTCGTCCGGTTACGGATGCCCCATGTGGCCGCAGACCGGGAGTTTTTCGGACGTGTCGAACAGGCGATGTGGCGTCCGCCGCGGGCACATCCTTCGCCCCAGAGAGGTCACGCGGAGACCGCAGGCAAGTTTCCGTTTCCGTATTTCGGCGACCTGGCTGTGCTCAGACTCGCCGAGCCCCCTCCCGACGGTGCGGAGCCGGCGCCCTTTCTTCCAGAGCGGGACGGGCACTCCGTCATAGCGCTATGGGCCAGCGGCCATCCCGCAACGACCATTACCGCAACGCCGCGTGCGGTAGCTGAGCCCTGGATCGTGCTGGACGTCGACGCAGGCGAGGCCCGGGAAGGACACAGCGGTGGGCCGCTCTGGGATCGAGACCGCGAGGCCGTCGTCGGGATCGTGGTCGCCACACACGTGGACGCGCCCGGCAAGAGCCCGGTGGCACGGTGCCCGCTGTACGCGATCGGCCTGCCCGCCATCGAGGCCGAGCTGCCGGACCTTCCACCGGTCGAGGTGCCCACAGCAGGACAGGGCCGGCAGCAGACGCTGGCCGCCCTGGAAAGGCTTTTGCCGGGCACTCAGGCCGTCCTGAAGTGTGAGGTCAGGCTGTCCGCCAAGCTTGGCAGGGAGTCCATCCATCAGGCAGCGGATCATCACCGGTTGCTTACCCTCGCCGTCGGCGTGCGACGCGGCGTGCCGGAACTGCTGGAAGTGGTCCGGGAGTACCTGATGGACACCGGCGCCCTCGGTTCCTCGGACGAAAAGGCCGCCTGGGACCGACTCCTGCGCGCGGCACGTGTGGTCAGCCCGAGGGAGACGCTCACGGCGCAACAGCGGCGTGAACTGGTCGGCCTTCTCACCCAGTGCCGTGAGACCGACCCCGAGGATCTGCTGCGTGCCGTACTCCCGTACGCCGACGAGTTGCCGTTGGTCTCTGGACTGATGGACGTCACTGACCTCCTCGAGGGGTACCCGTCCGACAACCGGTTGATGCCGCCGCTCCTCCAGGCAGTTGTCCGAATCAGCCTTGCAGAGCACTCCGTTGGGAATCCTCTGTCGGAGGAACTGGACGCCTGGGTCGACAGGGTGGCACCGCGGCTGGGAATACCTGAGGCCGCCGTCTACCAGTTCCGCGACGACATCCGTCCGACTCCCTGCGGCGGTCCCGCTGAGACCGCCGCAGCGTCTCCCCGCATCCAGGTCGAGTTGCTGCCCATCGCCCCCGGGCATCGCTTCACCTATCAGATATGGGTCTATAGCGGTGCCGACCGCCACGAGCTCGTCCTAGTGCAGGACTCGGAGGTATCCAGCGAGCAGGTAGTCGAAGGCGTCAGAGCAGTGCTGCGCACCAAGGTGCACGAGCACACGGATCAGGCTCTGGTGGAGTTCTTCCTGGCACCTCCTTGGCTGCGGCTCGACGTGGACACCTGGCATCTGAGGGGAAACGAAGAAGACGGCGACTTCTACCTGGGTATCAACCGTCGGGTCGTCCTGCGAAGTTCCGGACGGACGCGGGACACCTACGCCGGGTGGAAGCGGCGCACCAAAGCACTCCCGTTGTCCCGGCCTATCGTCCTCGACCAGCGCTCGGCACGCCCGGGCGTTGCCCAGGCGCAGCTCGAGGCGGTTCCGAACGCCGGCGTCGTCATCATGTGCTGCGAGCAGCAGCACCAGAACCAGGTGCTCCGGCAATGCCTCCAGGCGGGTGTGCACACCGTCCTGTGGCACCGGCAGGACCACGACACCGAGACAGCCAAACGGCTGCTCGAACTGGTGGAAGGCATCAGCCACACGAAGCTGCCGGAGACGGTACGGCTGGAACGGGCCAAAGCCCTGGCCGACCCCGACTGCCCGACCCACCACGGGCGTCGGCTTTCACTCCTGTACGACGGGCCGGACCACAGACCGCCACCGTTTGCTCCTGATGCCTGGGCCCTCACCCAGCCCTGA